A genomic stretch from Algoriphagus halophilus includes:
- a CDS encoding Gfo/Idh/MocA family protein: MSSRRRFIQNSILVGAGLSMPTILTAADFGRYTRKVKPSDQLNYGLIGANGMGWSNMNAHLKLPEVNCVAIADVDQSVLDRRSEDVFKLRGTRPKLYKDYRKLLEDPDIDIVIIGTPDHWHCLNMVDAVSAGKNVYVEKPIANTIEECQLMVKAQERYGKVVQVGQWQRSGTQYAQAIDYVKSGQLGQIRLVKCWAYQGWMKPVPVLPNGTAPAGVDYKMWLGPAPERPFNPNRFHFNFRWFWDYAGGLMTDWGVHEIDIALYAMGVSAPKSVMASGGKFAYPDDASETPDTLQTVYEYDGFNMLWEHATGIDGGNYGTTEGIAFIGNNATLVVNRGGWKVIPETENKDGQRVPKVAEVPHTRGEGNALDHHAVNFVEAVKANDPSLLHCAIQTGSVAAINAQMGNIAYKTGKKVYWDATKNQFTDSEANQLIKAHYHNGWELPKV, from the coding sequence ATGTCATCTAGAAGACGATTTATCCAAAATTCCATTCTGGTAGGAGCAGGATTAAGCATGCCTACGATCTTGACCGCAGCAGATTTTGGAAGATACACCCGAAAAGTAAAACCATCTGATCAATTGAACTATGGATTGATTGGAGCAAATGGAATGGGCTGGTCCAATATGAACGCCCATCTGAAATTACCTGAAGTCAATTGCGTGGCAATTGCTGATGTGGATCAAAGTGTTTTGGACCGGAGAAGTGAAGATGTATTCAAACTTCGTGGAACCCGTCCCAAGCTGTACAAGGATTATCGAAAGTTGCTGGAGGATCCAGATATAGATATTGTCATCATTGGGACTCCAGACCATTGGCATTGCCTGAATATGGTGGATGCCGTTTCTGCCGGAAAGAATGTGTATGTAGAGAAACCTATTGCTAATACAATAGAAGAGTGTCAACTGATGGTAAAAGCTCAGGAGCGATATGGGAAAGTGGTGCAAGTAGGGCAGTGGCAGCGTTCCGGAACACAATATGCCCAAGCAATAGATTATGTGAAATCTGGCCAGTTGGGCCAAATTCGATTGGTTAAATGTTGGGCCTACCAGGGTTGGATGAAGCCTGTTCCAGTATTGCCAAATGGAACTGCCCCTGCTGGGGTAGATTATAAGATGTGGTTGGGACCTGCGCCTGAGCGTCCTTTCAACCCCAATAGATTCCATTTCAATTTCCGTTGGTTTTGGGACTATGCAGGTGGCTTGATGACGGATTGGGGAGTACATGAAATCGATATAGCCCTCTATGCAATGGGAGTGAGCGCACCTAAATCCGTGATGGCTTCTGGAGGAAAATTTGCTTACCCGGATGATGCTTCTGAAACCCCAGATACCCTTCAGACGGTATATGAGTACGACGGATTTAATATGCTCTGGGAACATGCCACAGGTATAGATGGAGGTAATTATGGCACTACTGAGGGAATTGCTTTTATTGGAAACAATGCAACTTTGGTGGTGAATAGAGGAGGATGGAAAGTGATTCCTGAAACGGAGAATAAAGATGGACAGCGTGTTCCAAAAGTGGCTGAGGTTCCTCATACTCGAGGAGAAGGAAATGCCTTGGATCATCATGCTGTCAATTTTGTGGAAGCGGTGAAGGCGAATGATCCGAGTTTGTTGCATTGTGCCATTCAAACAGGAAGTGTGGCCGCTATTAATGCGCAGATGGGAAATATTGCCTATAAGACCGGTAAGAAAGTGTATTGGGATGCTACCAAAAATCAGTTCACGGATTCAGAGGCCAACCAATTGATCAAGGCGCATTACCACAATGGATGGGAACTGCCGAAAGTTTAA
- a CDS encoding prolipoprotein diacylglyceryl transferase, with translation MKLLFRNDLAMILGGDYLSSFFNIFYIIAFLAVTAILILEGIKRKIPLVSWLIVLAFSRLFFIIGTKVNSYESSEWLHLFQNLALPEAEGKVLLGGVLLGLISFIIGIKLFKISFSSIDSFAFAFPVGLALQRFGCLLLGCCYGTPTTLPWGVRYGFDSPPHAHYFNLELLEGLNSPTPSLHPFQFYEILNGIAVILILVYLKKKIKKSGNLFLISLSIWAFIRFFTEFFRDPSAHAMGGTLVYGLKTMQWVLLFISIFTTLIIIYRERKSEHLTLVTKSYYPSFFTAIIFLGMTVVMTWSLRFWMSFAELLAMNLMLFPSIALFSVHYFKENTVPQFRWGVLASMILPVFLMSQTWNKLPEDSTQVKSYDFIKGGYSSGNYFSTSVYRGSSSSNSGCANNYQYSAFESTYSTGGLGIGRAKISDDGILTYGINLSYGQLTEKKLDADPITSKSKTLFSVNPYVKKDWKWIGLGAGLHLGSLGWNGFTEKEVDKPDPATLIVNTPVYIQSYMRIGPERILFIDGGVSNNLPSPFPGMRFEGAIGTGFGLPAGNKFRIGTSDLGTFIQAQAIIERKYLFNLTYQFSDVTDGGYPGYNNPRNSQILLNFEYRFNFRK, from the coding sequence ATGAAATTACTTTTTCGAAATGATCTGGCCATGATTCTAGGGGGAGATTACCTCTCTTCTTTTTTTAACATCTTCTATATCATCGCTTTCTTAGCTGTAACCGCTATCCTGATTTTAGAGGGTATTAAAAGAAAAATACCTCTTGTTAGTTGGTTGATTGTGTTAGCATTCTCAAGGCTTTTTTTCATCATTGGCACCAAAGTCAATTCTTATGAATCTTCTGAATGGCTGCACCTATTCCAAAACCTAGCCCTTCCTGAGGCGGAAGGAAAAGTTCTTTTGGGAGGAGTTCTTTTGGGGCTGATCAGCTTTATAATCGGGATTAAACTGTTTAAAATCTCATTTTCAAGTATTGATTCATTTGCTTTTGCCTTTCCTGTTGGGTTGGCTTTACAACGTTTTGGATGTCTGCTATTAGGATGTTGCTATGGTACTCCAACCACATTACCCTGGGGGGTAAGGTATGGATTTGATAGCCCTCCACATGCCCATTATTTTAATCTTGAACTCTTAGAGGGACTGAACTCCCCCACTCCTAGTTTACATCCTTTTCAGTTCTATGAAATCTTAAATGGGATCGCGGTAATCCTGATTTTAGTTTATTTAAAAAAGAAAATTAAGAAGTCCGGAAATTTATTTTTGATTTCTTTAAGTATCTGGGCTTTTATCAGATTTTTTACAGAGTTTTTTAGGGATCCTAGTGCACACGCCATGGGTGGAACACTAGTTTATGGTCTGAAAACCATGCAGTGGGTTTTACTTTTCATCTCTATTTTCACCACACTCATCATTATATATAGGGAAAGAAAATCCGAGCATTTGACCTTAGTCACAAAAAGCTACTATCCAAGCTTTTTTACCGCTATCATTTTTTTAGGGATGACAGTAGTGATGACTTGGTCCCTAAGATTTTGGATGAGTTTCGCTGAATTGCTAGCAATGAACCTCATGCTTTTTCCCAGTATAGCCCTCTTTTCCGTTCATTATTTTAAAGAAAATACGGTTCCTCAATTTCGTTGGGGAGTGTTAGCTAGTATGATTCTACCTGTTTTTTTAATGAGTCAAACTTGGAACAAATTACCTGAAGACAGCACTCAGGTAAAAAGCTATGATTTTATCAAAGGAGGGTATTCATCCGGAAATTATTTTTCTACCTCAGTTTATAGAGGCTCCTCAAGTAGCAATTCTGGTTGTGCAAATAACTATCAATATTCTGCATTTGAATCTACTTATTCGACAGGAGGCCTTGGGATTGGAAGAGCAAAAATCAGTGATGATGGAATATTAACCTATGGCATTAATCTCTCTTATGGTCAACTTACAGAGAAGAAGCTCGATGCTGATCCAATTACCTCCAAAAGCAAAACTCTTTTCTCAGTAAACCCTTATGTTAAAAAAGATTGGAAATGGATTGGATTAGGAGCTGGGCTTCATTTGGGAAGTCTAGGATGGAATGGTTTTACAGAAAAGGAAGTAGATAAACCCGACCCTGCAACTTTAATTGTAAATACACCAGTTTATATCCAATCCTATATGAGAATTGGGCCAGAAAGAATTCTATTCATTGATGGAGGAGTTTCCAACAATCTTCCTAGCCCCTTTCCAGGGATGAGGTTTGAAGGCGCAATCGGAACAGGATTTGGGTTGCCCGCAGGAAATAAATTTAGAATTGGAACCAGTGACCTGGGAACATTCATCCAAGCTCAAGCGATCATAGAAAGAAAGTATTTGTTTAACCTGACTTATCAATTTTCAGATGTTACCGATGGAGGATATCCAGGATACAACAACCCTCGAAACAGCCAGATTTTATTGAATTTCGAATACCGCTTTAATTTCAGAAAATAA
- a CDS encoding S8 family peptidase: protein MKQLKKSRFLPFLIALGFLFNACESIIIEDEHVNTMASEDELNTSRFNLNELPVVTDFSNLRVGDYTGRYLILTKGDNLPKNIGKSIADAGGEIVKSYPEIGVAVAISKSSEFLIKARKISSVESVTPDFILQYTKDPEEVNELEGPVAQGDPFDYQSAFFDGFQWAPESINAPTAWDNGYTGEGVRVAIIDGGIHSSHQDLAPNLDMASSVSTVPGQPWNFDTGTFWHGTHVAGIVASSGLATVGIAPKATLIGVKSLHSGSGAFEWVLEGMVYAATPQSMGGAGAQVINMSLGATIDYRTDWKDKEFRDAITELQKIFDRVSRYAYQLGVTIIVAAGNDGLNLDDNNEFTVIPAQNQHIISVGSTGPTGWQLGASNFTDPAYYTNSGKSGVDIAAPGGTVGLALIDGNFSNCQLDGTNLSLVRFCYVFDMVFSTVRGTTNGSYGWAQGTSMAAPAVAGVVALIMESNGGAMKPAQVKTTLFSSSTDLGKPGNDEYYGAGYVNAAKALGLE from the coding sequence ATGAAACAACTTAAAAAATCCAGATTTCTGCCCTTTTTAATTGCTTTGGGCTTTTTATTTAATGCTTGCGAAAGCATCATCATTGAAGATGAACATGTAAATACCATGGCCTCTGAAGATGAATTAAATACCAGTCGTTTTAATCTAAATGAATTACCTGTAGTCACAGATTTTTCCAACTTAAGAGTAGGCGACTATACAGGTAGGTATCTTATCTTAACGAAAGGAGATAATCTACCTAAAAACATCGGAAAAAGTATTGCTGATGCAGGAGGAGAGATCGTGAAGTCTTATCCTGAAATTGGGGTTGCGGTGGCTATATCCAAATCTTCGGAATTTCTTATTAAAGCACGAAAGATCAGTAGTGTTGAATCGGTAACTCCAGACTTTATTTTGCAGTACACCAAAGATCCTGAAGAGGTAAATGAACTAGAAGGACCTGTAGCACAAGGCGATCCCTTTGATTACCAAAGTGCATTTTTCGATGGTTTCCAATGGGCTCCTGAATCAATCAACGCTCCTACCGCCTGGGACAATGGCTATACAGGTGAAGGTGTTAGAGTTGCTATTATCGATGGAGGTATCCATTCATCCCATCAAGACCTTGCCCCTAATCTGGACATGGCTAGTTCTGTTTCAACTGTTCCAGGACAACCTTGGAACTTTGATACTGGAACTTTTTGGCATGGAACTCACGTGGCTGGGATTGTAGCGTCTTCAGGGTTAGCTACTGTCGGAATTGCACCAAAAGCTACTCTTATCGGGGTTAAATCCCTTCACAGTGGTTCTGGAGCATTTGAATGGGTTCTAGAAGGAATGGTTTATGCAGCTACTCCTCAATCTATGGGGGGAGCAGGAGCTCAGGTAATAAATATGAGTCTTGGAGCTACCATCGATTATAGAACTGATTGGAAGGATAAGGAATTCAGAGATGCCATTACAGAGTTACAGAAGATTTTTGATCGTGTGAGCCGTTATGCTTATCAACTTGGCGTAACCATTATTGTAGCTGCCGGAAATGATGGATTAAACTTGGACGACAATAATGAATTCACTGTGATCCCAGCACAAAATCAACATATCATTTCTGTTGGTTCTACTGGGCCTACCGGCTGGCAATTAGGAGCATCTAATTTTACGGATCCAGCTTATTATACCAATTCCGGTAAATCTGGAGTGGACATTGCTGCTCCAGGGGGTACTGTAGGTCTTGCTTTGATTGACGGGAATTTTTCGAATTGTCAATTGGACGGCACCAATTTATCTCTTGTAAGATTTTGCTATGTATTCGATATGGTATTTAGTACTGTCAGAGGAACTACAAATGGATCTTACGGTTGGGCACAAGGTACTTCTATGGCAGCTCCTGCAGTAGCTGGAGTAGTTGCACTCATTATGGAATCAAATGGAGGAGCAATGAAACCTGCACAAGTGAAGACTACCCTATTCAGCTCCTCAACAGATCTTGGTAAGCCAGGAAATGATGAATATTATGGAGCAGGTTATGTCAATGCTGCAAAAGCCTTAGGATTAGAATAG